In Legionella lytica, one genomic interval encodes:
- the ttcA gene encoding tRNA 2-thiocytidine(32) synthetase TtcA, translating into MSNPSQVEKKLLHYTGKAIADFNMIQRGDRVMVCLSGGKDSFTLLTILDQLRRRSGNKFELFSFTLDQAQPGWDDSTLRQWLADRSIKHEILTRDTYSIVKEKVPEGKTYCSLCSRLRRGIIYRYAEENGYNKIALGHHRDDLIRTLMMSILYNGDVRSMPPKLLSDNKKHIVIRPLSYVQEKDIITFANEQAFPIIPCNLCGSQENLMRKKVARLIDQLAEENPKVPSNMLHALQSIKPSQLMDQSMWNFKNLEHELITENRNEADELFSAEEFETSEES; encoded by the coding sequence ATGTCCAATCCGTCTCAAGTTGAAAAAAAATTACTGCATTACACTGGCAAGGCCATTGCAGATTTTAATATGATCCAACGCGGTGACCGCGTAATGGTCTGTTTATCTGGAGGCAAGGATTCCTTCACACTCTTAACTATTCTTGATCAACTACGTCGTCGTTCAGGTAATAAATTTGAACTATTTTCGTTTACGTTGGATCAGGCACAACCAGGCTGGGATGATTCAACTCTGCGTCAATGGCTCGCTGATCGCTCAATTAAACACGAAATTTTAACACGTGATACCTACAGCATTGTTAAAGAAAAGGTTCCTGAAGGAAAAACCTATTGTTCTTTATGCTCACGTTTACGCCGCGGTATTATTTATCGTTATGCAGAAGAAAATGGCTATAACAAAATTGCTTTGGGCCATCATCGTGATGATTTAATCCGCACGCTGATGATGTCTATTTTATATAATGGTGACGTTCGTTCTATGCCGCCGAAACTGCTAAGTGATAATAAAAAGCATATCGTCATACGCCCATTAAGTTATGTACAAGAAAAGGACATTATTACCTTTGCTAATGAACAGGCTTTTCCAATCATTCCTTGTAATCTTTGTGGCTCACAAGAAAATTTAATGCGTAAAAAAGTAGCGCGTTTAATTGATCAACTTGCAGAAGAAAACCCCAAAGTCCCAAGCAATATGTTGCATGCATTACAAAGTATTAAACCAAGTCAGCTAATGGATCAAAGCATGTGGAACTTTAAAAACTTAGAACATGAATTGATTACTGAAAATAGAAACGAAGCAGATGAACTTTTTTCTGCTGAAGAATTTGAAACATCTGAAGAATCTTAA
- a CDS encoding TolC family outer membrane protein, which yields MKKLLFCSLITVGLSSSAYATDLMDVYQQALANDPIFKNAYDTYMANAEAVPQARAALRPQLTLSGQGNRNYFEYNSPSFGATAQYYNSAVWQVTASQALFNYESWAKVRQAKAYVKAAQATFNDSAQDLILRTAKAYFDVLYAQDTLEFAEAKKRANKRQYEQAQQRFQVGLDAITSVYEAKAAYDQSIATVIASRNNKINQYENLRKLTNHVYESLAPLRDGKIPLIKPEPNNVNVWVDTGLNQNYKLFAAKYNLEVARENVKALSAGNWPTIALQGNSSQTFNQVTNVDNNPLLPKNQKQANVALALNFPVFQGGLVRSQTRQAQHNFQGSSEQMEQAYRNVVVNSRIAFNTIIDGISKVKADRQTIISQQNSLESTEAQFEVGTRTMVDVVNAQQRLFEAQQQLANDQYNLINSVLTLKYFAGSLNVNDLQLVNSWLATMRVNTHIANKTSK from the coding sequence ATGAAAAAGCTGCTGTTCTGCTCTCTCATAACCGTGGGACTGTCCTCATCTGCATATGCAACAGACTTGATGGATGTTTACCAGCAGGCCCTTGCAAATGATCCAATTTTCAAGAATGCCTATGACACCTACATGGCAAATGCAGAAGCGGTTCCTCAGGCACGAGCTGCATTACGTCCACAGCTCACTCTTTCCGGCCAGGGAAATCGTAATTATTTTGAGTATAATTCGCCTAGCTTTGGAGCTACTGCTCAATATTACAATTCAGCAGTTTGGCAAGTAACTGCATCACAAGCATTATTCAATTATGAGTCATGGGCTAAAGTACGCCAGGCCAAAGCTTATGTTAAAGCTGCACAAGCCACATTTAACGACTCAGCCCAAGATTTAATTTTAAGAACAGCAAAAGCCTATTTTGATGTGCTGTATGCGCAAGATACTTTAGAATTTGCCGAAGCGAAAAAAAGAGCAAACAAACGCCAATACGAGCAAGCACAGCAACGTTTTCAAGTTGGTCTGGATGCAATTACCTCGGTTTATGAAGCAAAAGCCGCCTACGATCAATCTATAGCGACTGTTATTGCTTCTCGTAATAATAAAATAAACCAGTATGAAAATTTAAGAAAATTAACCAATCACGTTTATGAATCATTAGCCCCTCTACGAGATGGTAAGATCCCACTGATAAAACCTGAACCGAACAATGTTAATGTTTGGGTCGATACCGGTTTAAATCAAAATTACAAATTATTCGCTGCAAAATATAATCTCGAAGTAGCTCGAGAAAATGTCAAAGCGCTTTCAGCAGGTAACTGGCCGACCATTGCGCTTCAGGGAAACAGCTCACAAACCTTTAACCAGGTAACTAATGTTGACAACAACCCCCTACTCCCCAAAAATCAGAAACAAGCAAATGTAGCTTTGGCCTTAAACTTCCCGGTGTTCCAAGGTGGCCTGGTTCGCTCGCAAACACGCCAAGCTCAGCATAATTTCCAAGGAAGTAGTGAGCAAATGGAGCAAGCTTATCGCAACGTGGTGGTGAATAGTCGTATTGCATTCAATACAATAATTGATGGAATTAGCAAAGTAAAAGCAGATAGACAAACAATTATTTCACAACAAAATTCATTAGAAAGTACCGAAGCCCAATTTGAAGTGGGTACCCGTACTATGGTGGACGTAGTAAACGCTCAACAACGCTTATTCGAAGCCCAACAGCAATTAGCTAATGATCAATACAACTTGATTAATTCTGTTTTGACTTTAAAATACTTTGCCGGTTCATTAAATGTTAATGATCTGCAACTCGTCAATTCATGGCTGGCAACGATGCGCGTTAACACTCATATCGCCAATAAGACAAGCAAATAA
- a CDS encoding protein-L-isoaspartate O-methyltransferase family protein: MSYQHARTNMVKQQLRTGDVLEESILSLYDLIPRHEFVPEQYTQFAYSDMQIPLGHGQRMLTPLEEGIILQSLELKGTEAVLEVGTGSGFFTALLSKLCKQVISVDYYSEFTANAAGKLKEHHCENVELITGDACQGWLEKAPYDVVIFTGALEKLTETHMLQVLPGGKLFAIEGKMPVMKGMLYQLDHQGNWQKSVILETGIPSLIDKLKPKEFTF; encoded by the coding sequence ATGAGTTATCAACACGCACGCACGAACATGGTGAAACAACAGTTACGAACTGGTGATGTTTTAGAAGAGTCTATTCTGAGCTTGTATGATTTAATACCAAGACATGAATTCGTCCCTGAGCAGTATACTCAGTTTGCCTATTCAGATATGCAGATTCCTCTAGGGCATGGTCAGCGTATGCTTACTCCTTTAGAAGAAGGAATCATTCTTCAGTCTTTAGAGCTTAAAGGTACTGAAGCAGTTCTTGAAGTTGGTACAGGTAGCGGCTTTTTTACTGCATTACTTAGCAAATTATGCAAACAAGTAATTAGCGTAGACTACTATTCTGAATTCACTGCTAATGCAGCCGGTAAATTAAAAGAACATCATTGTGAGAATGTAGAATTGATTACTGGCGATGCTTGCCAGGGTTGGTTAGAAAAAGCTCCTTACGATGTTGTTATCTTTACTGGTGCTCTGGAAAAACTGACTGAAACCCATATGTTACAAGTACTACCAGGCGGAAAATTATTTGCAATTGAAGGAAAAATGCCTGTAATGAAAGGCATGTTATACCAATTAGATCACCAAGGAAATTGGCAAAAATCAGTGATTTTGGAAACTGGAATTCCATCATTAATTGATAAGCTCAAGCCAAAAGAATTTACATTCTAA
- a CDS encoding glycine C-acetyltransferase, translated as MLDQFSDFLQGELEQLKSEGLYKSERIIDSQQQADVTVNHKEVINLCANNYLGLANDPQLIAEGQKALEQYGYGMASVRFICGTQTPHKQLEQKISQFLSKEDTILYSSCFDANAGLFETLLGEEDAIISDALNHASIIDGVRLCKAARYRYANNDMKALEEQLIAAKGASFRLIATDGVFSMDGILANLPAICELADKYDAMVMVDDSHAVGFMGKTGRGTPEHFGVSERIDIITGTLGKALGGASGGYTSANATIVDWLRQRSRPYLFSNTLAPVIAHTSCVVIDNLMQDSHLSEKLKRNSKYFREGMSKLGFKLIPGEHAIIPVMLGDASLAGRMANRLLELGIYVVGFSYPVVPKGLARIRTQMSAAHELYHLDKAIAAFETVGKEFSVI; from the coding sequence GTGCTTGACCAATTTAGCGATTTTTTGCAAGGCGAGTTAGAACAGCTGAAAAGTGAAGGACTCTACAAATCAGAGCGTATCATTGATAGTCAACAACAGGCTGATGTGACCGTAAATCATAAAGAAGTGATTAACCTTTGTGCGAACAACTATCTAGGTTTAGCAAATGATCCTCAATTAATCGCTGAAGGACAAAAAGCACTCGAGCAATATGGTTATGGTATGGCTTCAGTACGGTTTATTTGCGGAACTCAAACACCACACAAACAACTGGAACAAAAAATTAGCCAGTTTTTAAGTAAAGAAGATACTATATTATATTCTTCTTGCTTTGATGCGAATGCTGGTCTGTTTGAAACTTTGTTAGGTGAAGAGGATGCGATCATTAGCGATGCCTTGAACCACGCCAGTATTATTGATGGCGTACGTTTATGTAAAGCAGCACGTTATCGGTATGCAAATAATGACATGAAAGCCTTAGAAGAGCAGTTAATTGCAGCCAAAGGCGCGAGTTTTCGTTTGATTGCCACTGATGGCGTGTTCTCTATGGATGGTATTCTTGCCAACCTACCCGCTATTTGTGAATTAGCAGATAAATATGATGCGATGGTTATGGTAGATGATTCGCATGCTGTTGGTTTTATGGGGAAAACAGGTCGTGGTACTCCTGAGCATTTTGGCGTTAGTGAGCGCATTGATATTATTACTGGTACCTTAGGCAAAGCTTTAGGCGGCGCTTCTGGTGGTTACACTTCTGCAAATGCAACGATTGTTGATTGGTTGCGTCAGCGTTCCAGACCTTATTTATTTTCTAATACCCTTGCCCCGGTAATTGCACATACTTCCTGTGTGGTTATAGATAATTTAATGCAAGATAGTCATTTATCAGAAAAATTAAAACGTAACAGTAAATACTTCCGTGAAGGAATGTCAAAATTAGGCTTTAAGCTAATTCCTGGTGAGCATGCAATTATTCCTGTGATGTTAGGGGATGCTAGTTTGGCGGGGCGTATGGCCAATCGTTTACTGGAGTTAGGTATTTATGTTGTTGGTTTTTCTTATCCTGTAGTACCTAAAGGTTTAGCACGTATTCGTACGCAAATGTCTGCAGCGCATGAATTGTATCATTTAGATAAAGCAATTGCTGCGTTTGAAACAGTAGGTAAAGAGTTTTCAGTTATATAA
- the tdh gene encoding L-threonine 3-dehydrogenase produces the protein MKSLVKAKREPGIWMEEVAIPEYGVNDVLIKINKTAICGTDIHIYSWDDWAQATIPVPMTVGHEFAGEIVALGQEVQGLSVGQRVSGEGHITCGYCRNCRAGKRHLCRNTLGVGVNRPGCFAEYLALPASNVIVLPDNITDDQASIFDPFGNAAHCALSFDVVGEDVLITGAGPIGIMAAAIVRHIGARHVVITDVNDFRLELARKMGVTRAVNVKYEKLSDVVAELGMIEGFDVGLEMSGNPLALNEMMKAMTHGGHVAMLGIPPQETPIDWNQVIFKGLVIKGIYGREMFETWYKMIAMLQSGLDISPVTTHHFPVDDYQNAFQIMASGQSGKVILDWT, from the coding sequence ATGAAATCATTAGTCAAAGCTAAAAGAGAGCCTGGAATTTGGATGGAAGAAGTTGCCATTCCTGAATACGGCGTTAATGATGTTTTAATTAAAATTAATAAAACAGCGATTTGCGGTACTGATATTCATATTTATTCTTGGGACGATTGGGCACAAGCGACAATCCCTGTTCCTATGACTGTTGGACATGAGTTTGCAGGCGAAATCGTAGCTTTAGGCCAGGAAGTTCAAGGATTGAGTGTTGGGCAGCGCGTTTCTGGTGAAGGGCATATTACTTGCGGTTATTGCCGTAATTGCCGCGCGGGAAAACGCCACTTATGCCGCAATACTCTAGGCGTTGGCGTAAATCGCCCTGGCTGTTTTGCTGAGTATTTAGCATTACCGGCATCAAATGTCATTGTTCTTCCGGACAATATTACTGACGATCAAGCATCAATTTTTGACCCATTTGGTAATGCGGCTCATTGTGCTTTGTCTTTTGATGTGGTCGGTGAGGATGTTTTAATTACTGGAGCAGGCCCTATCGGTATTATGGCCGCAGCAATCGTCCGCCATATTGGTGCTCGTCATGTTGTGATTACAGACGTGAATGATTTCCGTCTCGAGTTAGCACGTAAAATGGGTGTTACACGTGCAGTGAACGTTAAGTACGAAAAACTTTCTGATGTTGTTGCCGAGCTTGGTATGATTGAAGGTTTTGATGTAGGCCTGGAAATGTCAGGTAACCCATTAGCCTTAAATGAAATGATGAAAGCCATGACTCATGGTGGTCATGTTGCAATGTTAGGTATTCCGCCACAAGAAACTCCTATTGACTGGAACCAGGTAATTTTTAAAGGGCTGGTTATTAAGGGTATTTATGGTCGTGAAATGTTTGAAACCTGGTATAAAATGATTGCCATGTTACAAAGTGGATTAGATATTTCACCTGTAACCACGCATCATTTTCCAGTAGATGACTACCAAAATGCATTCCAAATTATGGCGTCAGGTCAATCTGGAAAGGTTATTTTAGACTGGACCTAA
- the ettA gene encoding energy-dependent translational throttle protein EttA yields the protein MSQYIFTMNRVSKIVENQRFILKDISLSFFPGAKIGVLGLNGSGKSTLLRIMAGVDTQFEGEARPQPGIKIGYLEQEPQLDLDKTVREVVEEGVSEMKQHLVRFDEISMRFAEPMSDDEMNELLAEQGELQNVIEAGGGWDLDRKLDIAADALRLPEWDAIVRNLSGGERRRVALCRLLLSNPDMLLLDEPTNHLDAESVAWLEHYLEGFPGTVVAITHDRYFLDNAAEWILELDRGEGFPYKGNYTAWLEQKEARLEMEKKQEDSHQRTIKSELEWVRTSPKGRHAKNKARLQRFEEMNSKEFQKRNETNEIYIPPGERLGDLVFEGEQISKSFGDRILIDKFDFKLPKGGVLGIIGPNGAGKSTFLKMITGQEQPDSGTIRIGDTVQLAYVDQLRDELDPNKSVWEEISDGHDIMQVGSFQMPSRAYVGRFNFKGTDQQKKMSQLSGGERNRVHLAKLLKSGCNVLLLDEPSNDLDVETLRALEEALLNFPGCAVIISHDRWFLDRICTHFMAFEGDSQIVFLEGNYSDYEADRKRRLGDAANRPSRIKYKKLES from the coding sequence ATGTCACAATATATTTTTACCATGAATCGTGTCAGCAAAATTGTTGAAAATCAGCGGTTTATTTTAAAGGATATTTCATTAAGTTTTTTCCCAGGCGCAAAAATTGGTGTGCTGGGGTTGAACGGTTCAGGTAAGTCCACGCTGTTACGTATTATGGCGGGAGTAGATACCCAATTTGAAGGTGAGGCAAGACCACAACCAGGAATTAAAATTGGTTACCTAGAGCAAGAACCACAGTTAGATTTGGATAAAACAGTGCGCGAAGTGGTTGAAGAGGGCGTATCTGAGATGAAGCAGCATTTAGTGCGCTTCGATGAAATCAGCATGCGTTTTGCGGAGCCTATGAGCGATGATGAAATGAATGAGTTACTTGCTGAACAAGGCGAGTTGCAAAACGTCATTGAAGCTGGTGGTGGTTGGGACTTGGATAGAAAACTCGACATCGCTGCTGATGCATTAAGACTACCTGAGTGGGATGCAATTGTTCGCAATCTGTCTGGTGGAGAGCGTCGTCGTGTCGCTTTATGCCGCTTATTACTTTCTAATCCAGATATGTTACTCCTTGATGAGCCAACCAACCATTTGGATGCTGAATCAGTGGCATGGTTAGAACATTATTTAGAAGGTTTCCCTGGAACCGTAGTCGCGATTACCCATGATAGATACTTCTTGGATAATGCAGCTGAGTGGATCTTAGAATTAGACCGCGGAGAGGGTTTCCCTTATAAAGGTAATTACACTGCTTGGCTTGAGCAAAAAGAAGCCCGTTTAGAGATGGAAAAGAAACAGGAAGATTCGCATCAACGAACAATTAAGTCTGAGTTAGAGTGGGTGCGTACTTCTCCGAAAGGACGTCATGCTAAAAATAAAGCACGTTTGCAACGTTTTGAAGAGATGAATTCTAAAGAGTTCCAAAAACGTAATGAAACCAATGAAATTTATATTCCACCAGGTGAGCGTTTAGGTGATTTAGTATTCGAAGGCGAGCAAATTAGCAAGTCATTTGGCGATCGAATCTTAATTGATAAATTTGACTTTAAACTACCTAAAGGCGGTGTTTTGGGTATCATTGGTCCAAATGGCGCAGGTAAATCAACATTTTTGAAAATGATTACTGGTCAGGAGCAACCTGATAGCGGTACTATTCGCATTGGTGATACAGTGCAGTTGGCCTATGTGGATCAGCTTCGCGATGAGTTAGACCCGAATAAATCCGTATGGGAAGAAATTTCTGACGGTCATGACATTATGCAGGTGGGTAGCTTCCAAATGCCTTCACGTGCTTATGTAGGCCGGTTTAACTTCAAAGGAACAGATCAGCAAAAGAAAATGTCTCAACTTTCTGGGGGAGAGCGTAACCGCGTGCACTTAGCAAAATTGCTAAAAAGTGGTTGTAACGTGTTATTACTTGACGAACCCAGTAACGATTTGGATGTTGAAACCTTACGTGCTTTGGAAGAGGCTCTTTTAAACTTCCCTGGTTGCGCGGTGATCATTTCGCATGATCGATGGTTCCTGGATCGAATTTGTACCCATTTCATGGCGTTTGAAGGTGATTCGCAAATTGTCTTCCTTGAAGGAAATTACAGTGATTATGAAGCAGATAGAAAACGCCGTTTAGGTGATGCTGCCAATAGACCTTCGCGGATTAAATATAAGAAATTAGAGTCTTAA
- a CDS encoding L,D-transpeptidase, which produces MKKLFSAGLLLCLGLTSCVELDESTLITDDAGYVHRTIHYTKDKRGRSYFPMKIKATGEKRFVFDPKASAWAAYDEEGNRLLTGAGSAGVDTCEENSSQSCRTVTGIFRVYNKQGINCRSGEYPVDTRGGAKMPYCMYFYQGFTIHAAYDVPERPSSHGCVRVFPSAAKWLNENFMKIGTKVIVLAYSDQNGVNHSQPRSF; this is translated from the coding sequence ATGAAGAAGTTATTTTCGGCAGGTTTGCTGCTATGCCTTGGGTTAACATCCTGCGTAGAGTTAGATGAATCTACTTTAATTACTGATGATGCAGGTTATGTGCACCGAACCATCCATTACACAAAAGACAAACGTGGCCGTAGCTATTTTCCCATGAAAATTAAAGCAACTGGTGAAAAGCGTTTTGTGTTCGACCCTAAAGCCTCTGCTTGGGCTGCTTATGATGAAGAGGGCAACCGTTTATTAACTGGAGCGGGCTCTGCCGGGGTTGATACTTGTGAAGAAAATTCAAGCCAGTCATGCAGAACCGTAACTGGGATTTTCCGTGTTTATAATAAGCAAGGTATTAACTGTCGTTCAGGAGAATATCCTGTAGATACACGTGGTGGTGCTAAAATGCCTTACTGCATGTATTTCTATCAAGGATTCACCATTCATGCAGCCTATGATGTGCCTGAGCGTCCATCAAGCCATGGTTGCGTACGTGTGTTCCCAAGTGCGGCAAAATGGTTAAATGAAAACTTTATGAAGATTGGTACTAAAGTAATCGTTTTAGCTTATTCAGACCAAAATGGTGTGAATCATTCACAACCTCGTTCATTTTAA